GACTAGACTACTTGCAATCAAAGGTCATCTACAGGTGGAGGTACGACGAATGGTGCCAGCCCCCAGGGGAGCGATCAGTCACTCCCTGAGCCAGCTGGGTCTGACTAGTCTAATCATCGAGTCCCCATTCAAGGGGGAAAAAGGCCAGTGGAGGATTTGGCCTACGCGGAAGCATCCAAACGCGCTCGTGGGACACCATCTGCCCACGACACGATAACAGATGTGGCCTCCCAGATGGATCAATGGCAATGTGGTATGGCTTTGTGCTCTTTaagattggtatcatttattatttaccacttgctttggttgtgttgtcatcaatcaccaaaaagggggagattgtagtgaaaatgatcctattaggccatgattatgattttggtgattaatgacaacatagttattgggactcacatgtttgtcaagaatatatgttagtaggtctcatggatgcaatacatcaagaagccactgtagccgggacaaagtttgattgaattggagaagtcctaggagaattaacctcaccggaaggtccggtgcagaggagtttgcactcactggagcattgtgcacagaggctgatagcctcactggatagtccggtgctctgtgtaTTGAACTCATcgaagtatttctgacaaagggggagacgGCTGATGACCTCACCAAATAGTCCACTGATCTTCATTGGgtaacaccgaagcattttttgcagagaagaatgcaagtgcagaagactgaagatcaacccaccagaaggtccggtgcttggtttatgcACACTGAAGtatagcactggagcatttcttgcagaggcggcTGCAATTGCTCAAGAATAAAaattaactcaccggatagtccggtgatcacagagatgaatgcactagagcattttacacagagaggctacaaaggctcggatggctcaagataactcaccagaagatCCGGTGTTGGATTTAAaggtacaccggagtgtccggcgtTCATAGAGACATTGAGTGGAAGTCTATCGGCTAGTTTATGAGTTTGTACTCATCGTATGATCCGGCGTTAGTACTCATCGTATGATCCGGCGTTAGTAATCATCGTATGATCCGGCGTTAGTaccactgttctcaccggatcatccagtgttaacaacttttctgatccattgggaaaacggctagttggtgggtttgaggctataaatactccttcaTGCAGTCATTTGATGTGTGGCATGCtactagagtctagaggaatctcatatacacttgagaagatatccaagccaccaaagtgcttaaagtgatcgtcgaaggcaattaagcacaagattagagagtgtttagtgcttatggGCCTAGAGTGAATTGTAGCTAAGTGTTGCAGCTTGaaaaggggatcaaggagtgatcctagcttgtaccgagtggtacgtcggtgccttgaagtcttggtgactcgccggtatcttgggtcttagtggctcaagcttgttgacccttcaacttggtgtggagcggtggcaagacacgtgtgcGGAGACGAGGAgaccctttccttggtggctcaagctccgaagtgatcacaacggcaagtgaccggaagagaggctagtggtgagatcttgccttggtggcttggtgactcatcgtgcttgagaccttatcttggtgacttggtagctcaagagctgtgaccgaaagagacttggcgatcgggagcatatccttttgTGGAGATCCAACATTAATTAGtggtggcattcatgtcattgatatcacgggataaaaatcccttgtgccaagtttgtctctctaccttatttacgtttccacattatattcttgcaatttaccttgttagagtaggttgcaatcctcttgagcggtagagtagacatactagataaacctagagcatgtttagatagaaattgatataggtttatcttgtgaagtttttggaaccaatttattttagatttctaagtgttctaattcacccccctcgtAGGATGTCACCATTCCTCACAGCGAAGCTGGAGGCACAATGCCAAGGGTTGCTGGAATTCATAGAGTCCCTCTTCCGAGTGGAGACCGAGGAAGAGTAAACATCAGCTTGTATCTTAAGTTCGTATGATACCTGATCGACCTTCTGcatttctttgatgggcttATGTCACTGTTGTGGTTGTAGAGTCCCTGACCAAATCACCTGCTCGCTCTGAACCCCCGACCACCACCATAGACGACATCAACGACCAGCGCAGTTGGGAGACGGTGGTTGAGTGTGAGCTTGGGTTTGCGGTTGAGCAAGAGATCCTTCAGAGTGATCTTCGCGGTGTGCCAGTCTTGCCATAGGGCTATCTGTGTGTTGTCTTAGACTAGCTGAGTAATACCCGACCGCTGATCCTTGCATGCTCTATGACCTGTTTACGACCAGTTCATCAGGAGGAGCTACTCGCAGTTCAAAGGGACTTGGAGCGGACGTCAAGGGAGAACGACTAGCAGCGGGCATACTTCTTTGATTGCCATAGTCAGACGTTCACCCCCTTTGACTCACTGCTCTGGGCCGCTGGCACCCACGTCCGCCCGACCCTCGGGGATACTGTGACTGGTCATATCGACTAGTTTCTTGTGGCATCTGAGGAGCCATGTGACCTTGAGCAGAGGCCTCGCGAGACTATCGGCAATCACCTCTTTGAGGTCGGAGTCTCTAAcgcctgccttgcccttgcctgcGTCAATGATCACTTTCCCAACCTCGACCTCGCTCTGGCATTCTCTGTAGGTTTTGACGGTACTCAGCAAACCACGGTGGAGCTTGGCGACCGTGCACACTCATTTCTGTATGCAGCTCACTCCCTTCTTTGGACCGTTCGGTTCGACCCATTGAGGGGTATCTTCAGATCTTATGGATATTTAATAAAATCATTAGAATCAGCGTCCACGCACTATCTGAGCGGTCTTTTTTGTACTCAAGGACCGCTCATGCGGTGGTCGTTATTTCCAGGGGTATCCCAGCTTTTCGTGTCGCTCGCTAGCTAGGTTCATGGTTCCTAGAACAACCCTTAGCTCTACAAGCCTTTCGGTGGCAAAGCGCTTGGTGTGCCAACTGTCAGGGGATGAGCCCTGACAATAATCTGGGGTATACCGGATGATGTGCGCATTGATACATATTTCCTATATGCGTATATCAAACTGGACTCAAGAACACTGAGGTTTATCCAGATTCAGGCCTCCTGTGGGATAATAGCCTTATGTCATATGTATTGTCTTACAAAATGAGTGAATTTATTACAGAATATCATTTTCTCTCCCTACAAACACGATCTCGATCCGTTTAAATACCAGGGGAAAGATGCACAAACAAATGGATCGTGCCAAACCCTGTGGAAAACCTACCTATAACGgagccaactacccctagcacATCATGACGTTAGATAGGCATGCCTGCCCTACTCTGGTCGTCCTGTGCGTCCTATGCCACCATCGAACACCGTAACTCTCATCtgtcagaccatccagtgacattaaatgctacaggacgggtcACTGCAATTTCGCACCGCCCCACGACCATGCCACGCTGAAAGCAAGTgcctagggaagaaaaaaaatacttgagtaggtagtattaaatgagacttgaccGGATAGGTGGATATCTGCTTTGCGACCAGCGAGAGCTAGTTGCAAGACCTCGCTGCATGACCAGGGGGCTGGTCGCGTGAGCTTCGCCCTGGTCGCACGGTGTGGACGTTGTGGTCTTGACAATATCTGCTGCACACTAACACTTCACGGTGCGGGACCCATCATATGGGACActccttacctattacaccgataAATCTCCTGAAAAAACTGGAACAGATGGTGCTTTCCGAAGGGCTCTGAGAATGAGAATGGCAAAGAGACGGTGATGCTAAATTGTTACACCTACTATTCTCGCATCAAACTCCATGTGAAACTCCACTACGACAGAAGTTTTCAATGCCTTAGCTGCAGTTTATGGTAGCAAGGCGGTGGTCTGGGCACCCATGTTCACAGAAATTAGAATGTGACAATATGAGTGAGTAGGATATAATCTGATCACCTTAGGGATAATTGGCGCAGCTCCAAAATAATCATAAATGTTTATGTGTAAAAATCACTGTAATGTAACATCACAAAGGTACCATTGTCAATTCCTCAAAAATCTCTCATTCATAGATCTGAAGCAATTCTTGTAACTAAATACCATCACTGTCAGCTTTAGCTCCATAATAAATCTACTTCactatgaatttttgaagcagAGCTAAAAAACCTAAAATGGAACTGTCCGAACACACCCATATATGGCACTCGGCATCACGCATATATATATCCTGTTAGCGAAAGGTGTATATACCGGTGGATATCTTCGCACGTCCTAGTCTTCAGGATCGTGCCCGTTAGCTTAGGAAGGCAGTTGTGCTTGTATTTACTCTATataatcacatgaaatgaatacAAACAATCAAGGTTGGCTGTCCACTCTCGTTCATGGTATCCAGAGGCCAAACGGACTCATCGTTCAAGAATCGTTTTTGCTTCCCGATCCTCGCCGCATTCCGCTGCCATGGACACCACCTCTCCCATTGACTCCAACGTCTCCctatcctcttcctcctccgatCCGTCCTCTTCCCACGATGCTGTCTCCGCTCTCCTTTGCCACACCGCTCGTGGTCCGCCTCCTCCTGCTGTCTCGGCGTCGCAGATCCAAATGGTGAACATACGTGCCCACACTCTGGATCTCGCCGACAACAACTACGCTCAATGGCGCCGCTTCTTCGACACCGTTTTCGGTAAATTCAGCCTTCATCATCATGTCGCTGCTCCTGGCGCCCTCCTCCACGACGACCCAGACTGGGTCATGTTCGATCAAAGCATCGTGAATTGGTTCTACACCACCATCTCCAACGACATGCTCAAGATAGTCATGCAATCCGACGACGACGCCTTCACTGTATGGAACGCCATCGAAGGCGTCTTTCGCGACAACAGGCTCACCCGCGCCATCTACCTCGAGGCGGAGTTTCGGACCCTGCAGCAAGACGACATGACCATCACGCAATATTGCACCCGCCTCAAAACTCTAGCCGACCAGCTTCGCGACGTCGGGCAACCAGTCAAGGAGGACAACCAGGTGATTAATATGCTCCGTGGCCTCAACCCCAAATATCGCCATGCGATATCTGCCATTACCTCCCACGATCCCCTCCCTTCTTTTTCTCGAGCTCGGTCTCATCTACTGCTCGAAGAAATCAACAAAGCCCAAGAGGAGAAACAGGTTGCTGCTCAGGCGCTATACGCTGGTCGTGGCTCTGCCTCATCCAGTTCTGCTGCTGGTTCGGACGGTGCCTTTGCTACCGGTTTTGGGCGCACCAAAAacgggaagaagaagggcaaaCCGAA
The nucleotide sequence above comes from Phragmites australis chromosome 4, lpPhrAust1.1, whole genome shotgun sequence. Encoded proteins:
- the LOC133914745 gene encoding uncharacterized protein LOC133914745, with protein sequence MDTTSPIDSNVSLSSSSSDPSSSHDAVSALLCHTARGPPPPAVSASQIQMVNIRAHTLDLADNNYAQWRRFFDTVFGKFSLHHHVAAPGALLHDDPDWVMFDQSIVNWFYTTISNDMLKIVMQSDDDAFTVWNAIEGVFRDNRLTRAIYLEAEFRTLQQDDMTITQYCTRLKTLADQLRDVGQPVKEDNQVINMLRGLNPKYRHAISAITSHDPLPSFSRARSHLLLEEINKAQEEKQVAAQALYAGRGSASSSSAAGSDGAFATGFGRTKNGKKKGKPNQHSIGITTPQQRGPAPSPAQWQAGFNPWTGMVQAWPMPFRVPGAGLLGPRPGAPTQQAYTAHAHDASQGVPTLPSTP